In a genomic window of bacterium:
- a CDS encoding dihydrodipicolinate synthase family protein, with translation MVPVTTPFDVVTGDIAPVSWRANLRRWMEHPLTGVVLFGSTGEGVLLDEDEKVRLLEFARDVVPPDRQMIAGTDGESTRAVIRQAKRLAEAGADALLVHVPPYFSGVLSPAAIRDYYLAVADASPVPIVLYHIPKYSKAVFEPGLVAELARHPNIVGLKDSSGDMKRFAEFVDACGEDCSPLVGNGALFYTALELGAAGGIIALGLLAPAECVAIYRHYCAGESRSAGEIQERIAPVHKEIVAQYGAPGVKVALELLGYDGGPPRPPLVGLGEKQRRHVAQVMQEAGLLG, from the coding sequence ATGGTGCCGGTCACCACGCCGTTCGACGTGGTGACCGGCGACATCGCGCCCGTGAGTTGGCGTGCCAACCTGCGCCGGTGGATGGAGCATCCGCTGACGGGTGTGGTGCTGTTCGGTTCGACCGGCGAGGGCGTACTGCTGGACGAAGACGAGAAGGTGCGCCTGCTCGAATTCGCCCGCGACGTCGTCCCGCCGGACCGCCAGATGATCGCGGGTACGGACGGCGAGTCCACGCGCGCGGTGATCCGGCAGGCGAAGCGGCTGGCGGAGGCGGGCGCGGACGCGCTGCTCGTGCACGTCCCGCCCTACTTCTCCGGCGTGCTCTCGCCGGCGGCGATCCGCGACTACTACCTCGCGGTGGCCGACGCCTCGCCCGTCCCGATCGTGCTGTACCACATCCCGAAGTACAGCAAGGCCGTGTTCGAGCCCGGGCTGGTGGCGGAGCTGGCGCGGCATCCGAACATCGTGGGGCTCAAGGACTCGTCGGGCGACATGAAGCGCTTCGCCGAGTTCGTGGACGCCTGCGGCGAGGACTGTAGCCCGCTGGTGGGGAACGGGGCGCTGTTCTATACGGCGCTCGAGCTCGGCGCGGCGGGCGGCATCATCGCGCTCGGCCTGCTGGCGCCGGCCGAGTGTGTGGCGATCTACCGGCACTACTGTGCGGGCGAGAGCCGGAGCGCGGGGGAGATCCAGGAACGGATCGCGCCCGTGCACAAGGAGATCGTCGCCCAGTACGGCGCGCCCGGCGTCAAGGTGGCGCTCGAGCTGCTGGGCTACGATGGCGGGCCGCCGCGGCCGCCGCTGGTGGGTCTCGGTGAGAAGCAGCGCCGGCACGTGGCCCAGGTGATGCAGGAAGCGGGGCTGCTGGGGTAG
- a CDS encoding type IV pili twitching motility protein PilT: MIEILKAAVQRGASDLHIKAGDVFRARVNGELVPLTKQRLTPEQTRQIALQLIPPWDRDRIDQILDYDCSWGAPGIGRFRVNILRQRGSIMIVMRVIPFEIPTLDSLGLPPVLARIAEAERGLVLVTGVTGSGKSTTLAAMIGHINATKRRHIITLENPIEFLHRDINSSVTQREIGTDTESFAGGLRAALREDPDVILVGEMRDTETIDTAIKAAETGHLVFSTLHTQNAVQTISRIVAVFPPQEQEMVRVRLSETLVAIISQRLLPRKGGNGRVAACEIMIATSTIRDAILDPKRTHEIFDLMAEGREQYGSQTFDQHLMDLLAEGVVEYETAKAAATNPSDFELKVKTLA, from the coding sequence ATGATCGAGATCCTCAAGGCCGCGGTCCAGCGCGGCGCATCCGACCTGCACATCAAAGCCGGCGACGTGTTCCGCGCGCGGGTGAACGGCGAGCTGGTGCCGCTCACCAAGCAGCGGCTCACCCCGGAACAGACGCGCCAGATCGCGCTCCAACTCATTCCGCCGTGGGACCGGGACCGGATCGACCAGATCCTCGACTACGACTGCTCGTGGGGCGCGCCCGGCATCGGCAGGTTCCGCGTCAACATCCTGCGGCAGCGCGGATCCATCATGATCGTGATGCGCGTGATCCCGTTCGAGATCCCTACACTGGACTCGCTCGGGCTGCCGCCGGTGCTGGCGCGCATCGCCGAGGCCGAACGAGGGCTCGTCCTGGTGACCGGCGTGACGGGCTCCGGCAAGAGCACGACGCTCGCGGCGATGATCGGCCACATCAACGCCACCAAGCGCCGGCACATCATCACGCTCGAGAACCCGATCGAGTTCCTGCACCGCGACATCAATAGCTCGGTCACGCAGCGGGAGATCGGGACGGACACCGAGTCGTTCGCGGGCGGCCTGCGTGCCGCGCTGCGCGAGGATCCGGACGTGATCCTCGTCGGCGAGATGCGTGACACCGAGACGATCGACACGGCGATCAAGGCGGCGGAGACCGGGCACCTCGTGTTCTCGACGCTGCACACGCAGAACGCCGTGCAGACCATCTCGCGCATCGTCGCCGTGTTCCCGCCGCAGGAGCAGGAGATGGTGCGCGTCCGGCTCTCGGAGACGCTGGTCGCGATCATCAGCCAGCGGCTGCTGCCGCGCAAAGGAGGGAACGGCCGCGTGGCGGCGTGCGAGATCATGATCGCCACCTCGACGATCCGGGACGCGATCCTGGATCCGAAGCGGACGCACGAGATCTTCGACCTCATGGCCGAGGGCCGCGAGCAGTACGGCTCCCAGACCTTCGACCAGCACCTCATGGACCTGCTGGCCGAGGGCGTGGTCGAGTACGAGACGGCGAAGGCCGCCGCGACCAACCCGTCGGACTTCGAGCTGAAGGTGAAGACACTTGCCTGA
- a CDS encoding D-2-hydroxyacid dehydrogenase, with the protein MRRLVIDFADRRPLWRVPDWVIGRIEAALPGEWEVRVVQAPADGAGDGALQASAEALEAVADAEVYFGFGVSPVLLRAGRRLRWVHTGTAGVATLLTPELVESDIAFTNSAGVHGPAVAETVIAMMLHFARGLDIAVRAQAEGRWHKEPFDRADAPIREIAGSRTGVAGYGGIGREVARRVVALGGSVIATRRRPSGQGPAEPGVEVLGPEGLDRLLETSDYVVLAAPETAQTRGLVGARELARMKRDAVLINVGRGSLVDEAALVDALASGRLRGAGLDVFATEPLPAGHPLWSLPNVLITPHVSAYTHRFWEREVALLEENLARYLDGRPLLNLVDKQAGY; encoded by the coding sequence ATGCGCCGGCTCGTCATCGACTTCGCCGACCGTCGTCCCCTGTGGCGCGTGCCCGATTGGGTGATCGGGCGGATCGAGGCGGCGCTCCCCGGGGAGTGGGAGGTCCGGGTCGTCCAGGCGCCGGCGGATGGCGCGGGCGACGGCGCGCTGCAGGCGAGCGCCGAGGCGCTTGAGGCCGTGGCGGATGCCGAGGTGTACTTCGGCTTCGGCGTCTCGCCGGTGTTGTTGCGGGCCGGCCGTAGGCTGCGCTGGGTGCACACCGGCACGGCCGGCGTCGCGACGCTCCTGACGCCGGAGCTCGTCGAGAGCGACATCGCGTTCACGAACTCCGCCGGCGTGCACGGACCCGCGGTGGCGGAGACGGTCATCGCGATGATGCTGCACTTCGCCCGCGGCCTGGACATCGCCGTGCGCGCCCAGGCCGAGGGCCGGTGGCACAAGGAGCCGTTCGACCGGGCGGACGCGCCGATCCGGGAGATTGCCGGCAGCCGGACCGGCGTGGCGGGGTACGGCGGCATCGGCCGCGAAGTGGCCCGCCGTGTGGTGGCCCTGGGCGGGAGCGTGATCGCCACGCGCCGGCGGCCGAGCGGGCAGGGGCCGGCGGAGCCGGGCGTCGAGGTCCTCGGGCCCGAGGGGCTGGACCGCCTGCTCGAGACGAGCGATTACGTGGTCCTCGCGGCCCCCGAGACCGCGCAGACACGCGGGTTGGTCGGCGCGCGGGAGCTCGCGCGGATGAAGCGGGACGCGGTGCTGATCAACGTGGGACGGGGCTCGCTTGTGGACGAGGCCGCGCTGGTGGACGCGCTGGCCTCGGGACGCCTCCGCGGCGCCGGCCTGGATGTGTTCGCCACCGAGCCGCTGCCCGCGGGCCACCCGCTGTGGTCGCTCCCCAACGTCCTGATCACGCCGCACGTCTCCGCCTACACCCACCGCTTCTGGGAGCGCGAGGTGGCCCTGCTCGAGGAGAACCTGGCGCGCTACCTGGACGGCCGCCCCCTGCTGAACCTGGTCGACAAGCAGGCGGGCTACTGA
- a CDS encoding methyltransferase, with protein sequence MDWDTLLAGSGSLAWLRLDLLIRLLLAALLGGLIGLEREISGKPAGLRTNILICVGAALLTDLSVGIGLLTPERPNADPARIAAQIVSGIGFLGAGTIIQARGSVVGLTTAATLWVVAAIGMAVGAAAYVEAIGTSVLVIVVLVLLRRVEAGLERRHEPVHLRIVVTASAGVLERVEAVLSHAGFAIDAVDVERSADGIVASFSLTGERPREHAVIPAILEIPGVRKVSRE encoded by the coding sequence ATGGACTGGGACACGCTCCTGGCGGGCTCCGGGTCGCTGGCGTGGCTGCGACTGGATCTCCTCATCCGCCTGTTGCTCGCCGCGCTGCTGGGCGGGCTGATCGGCTTGGAGCGGGAGATCAGCGGCAAGCCGGCCGGGCTGCGCACGAACATCCTGATCTGCGTGGGCGCCGCGCTCCTCACCGACCTGTCGGTGGGCATCGGGCTGCTGACCCCCGAGCGGCCGAACGCCGACCCCGCACGGATCGCCGCCCAGATCGTGAGCGGGATCGGATTCCTGGGCGCGGGCACCATCATCCAGGCTCGCGGCAGTGTGGTGGGGCTGACCACGGCGGCGACGCTGTGGGTCGTGGCCGCCATCGGGATGGCCGTGGGGGCGGCGGCGTACGTGGAAGCGATCGGCACGTCCGTGCTGGTCATCGTCGTGCTGGTCCTCTTGCGGCGGGTCGAGGCGGGGCTGGAGCGGCGGCACGAGCCGGTGCACCTGCGGATCGTGGTGACGGCCTCGGCCGGCGTGCTCGAGCGCGTCGAGGCCGTGCTCAGCCACGCCGGCTTCGCCATCGATGCCGTGGACGTGGAGCGCTCCGCGGACGGCATCGTGGCGTCGTTCTCCCTCACAGGGGAGCGGCCTCGTGAGCACGCCGTCATCCCGGCGATCCTCGAGATCCCCGGCGTGAGGAAGGTGTCGCGCGAGTGA
- the dapD gene encoding 2,3,4,5-tetrahydropyridine-2,6-dicarboxylate N-acetyltransferase: MDYRDISRIIAEARKRTPVRAWLRHEGELAVEPGEDLLVFPTGAGTTLLVGEWDRVREVMDREAGRIRYHYVEADRRNSAVPLLDLRDVNARIEPGAVIREHVEIGERVIVMMGAVINIGAVIGAGTMVDMNAVVGARAIVGRDCHIGAGAVLAGVLEPPSAQPVVIEDGVLVGANAVVLEGCRVGKGSVVAAGAVVTRDVEPGVVVAGQPARVVKRVDVQTRDKSALLAELRRLND; this comes from the coding sequence ATGGATTACCGGGACATCAGCCGGATCATTGCGGAGGCGCGCAAGCGCACGCCGGTGCGGGCGTGGCTGCGCCACGAGGGCGAGCTGGCCGTGGAGCCGGGGGAAGACCTGCTGGTGTTCCCGACGGGGGCGGGCACGACGCTGCTGGTGGGCGAGTGGGACCGGGTGCGCGAGGTGATGGATCGGGAGGCCGGCCGCATCCGCTACCACTACGTTGAGGCGGACCGGCGCAACTCGGCGGTGCCTCTGCTCGACCTGCGCGACGTCAACGCGCGCATCGAGCCCGGCGCGGTGATCCGCGAGCACGTGGAGATCGGCGAGCGCGTGATCGTGATGATGGGCGCCGTGATCAACATCGGCGCGGTGATCGGTGCCGGGACGATGGTGGACATGAACGCGGTGGTGGGGGCGCGGGCCATCGTCGGGCGGGACTGCCACATCGGCGCCGGCGCCGTCCTGGCGGGCGTGCTCGAGCCGCCGAGCGCGCAGCCGGTCGTGATCGAGGACGGCGTGCTGGTCGGCGCGAACGCGGTCGTGCTCGAGGGGTGCCGGGTGGGGAAGGGGAGCGTGGTGGCGGCGGGGGCGGTCGTCACGCGCGATGTGGAACCCGGGGTGGTGGTGGCCGGTCAGCCGGCCCGGGTGGTGAAGCGGGTGGACGTGCAGACCCGGGACAAGTCGGCGCTGCTCGCGGAACTCCGGCGACTCAACGACTGA
- a CDS encoding 4-hydroxy-tetrahydrodipicolinate reductase: MTINVAVSGATGRMGREVARLVAQSDDLRLVGGIARARREPRETIPLGYPRVEAPEAAGPVIEAADVVLDFSAPEHLGRLLASQAEALAGRALVVGTTGLGAEQLDALDRAAARSPVVVAANFSIGVNVLLALVQRAARLLPADRYDVEVIEAHHRRKLDAPSGTALALGAAVALGREARLDDLRRDGRAGRSESERPVGEIGFHAVRGGEVVGEHRVLFLGARERIELAHAAHDRSLFAEGALLAARWAVGQAPGRYDLLDVLGL, encoded by the coding sequence ATGACGATCAACGTGGCCGTGTCCGGGGCCACGGGCCGCATGGGGCGGGAGGTCGCGCGGCTGGTCGCGCAGTCCGATGATCTCCGGCTGGTGGGCGGCATCGCGCGCGCGAGGCGCGAGCCCCGGGAGACGATCCCGCTGGGTTACCCGCGGGTGGAGGCGCCGGAAGCGGCCGGGCCGGTGATCGAGGCCGCGGACGTGGTGCTCGACTTCTCTGCGCCCGAGCACCTCGGCCGGCTGCTGGCGAGCCAGGCCGAGGCGCTCGCGGGGCGTGCACTGGTGGTGGGCACGACGGGGCTGGGCGCCGAGCAACTCGATGCGCTGGACCGGGCGGCGGCGCGCAGTCCGGTCGTGGTGGCTGCGAACTTCAGCATCGGCGTGAACGTGCTGCTCGCGCTGGTGCAGCGCGCGGCGCGCCTGCTCCCGGCGGACCGCTACGACGTGGAGGTGATCGAGGCGCACCATCGCCGTAAGCTGGATGCGCCGAGCGGCACGGCGTTGGCGCTGGGCGCCGCGGTGGCGCTCGGGCGCGAGGCGCGGCTGGATGACCTCCGGCGCGACGGCCGGGCGGGCCGGAGCGAGTCGGAGCGGCCGGTGGGCGAGATCGGCTTCCATGCGGTGCGGGGGGGAGAGGTCGTGGGCGAGCACCGCGTATTGTTCTTGGGCGCGCGGGAGCGGATCGAGCTGGCGCACGCTGCGCACGACCGTTCGCTGTTCGCCGAGGGCGCGTTGCTCGCCGCGCGCTGGGCGGTGGGCCAGGCGCCCGGGCGGTACGACCTCCTGGATGTCCTCGGGCTCTGA
- a CDS encoding 4-hydroxy-tetrahydrodipicolinate synthase codes for MGEVRFKGSGVALVTPFDDAGVNDRTLRELVRFHHRSGTDALVVCGSTGEAATMSAAEQRRAIEVVVDENAGRLPVIAGCGGSDTAVVARLAAQAREAGADAVLVSAPPYNKPTQRGLIAHYRAVLDAADLPLIIYNVPGRAAVNILPATIAELAEDERVIGVKEASGDIAQVAELARLVAGRLEIWSGNDDQIVPILALGGAGVISVLANVVPGAVSRMVHRFLAGDVEGARSLQLRYLPLVRALFAESNPIPVKAAMEWLGFPVGAPRLPLLRSEGAALERLIAALEEAGLRPMAEAA; via the coding sequence ATGGGGGAGGTGCGGTTCAAGGGATCGGGCGTCGCGCTGGTGACGCCGTTCGACGACGCGGGCGTGAACGACAGGACGCTGCGCGAGCTCGTCCGCTTCCACCACCGGAGCGGCACCGACGCGCTGGTCGTGTGCGGCTCGACGGGCGAAGCGGCGACCATGTCGGCGGCGGAGCAACGGCGCGCGATCGAGGTGGTGGTGGACGAGAACGCCGGGCGGCTGCCGGTGATCGCCGGTTGCGGCGGGAGCGACACGGCGGTCGTGGCGCGGCTGGCGGCGCAGGCGCGGGAGGCGGGCGCCGACGCGGTGCTGGTGAGCGCACCGCCGTACAACAAGCCGACGCAGCGCGGCCTCATCGCACACTACCGCGCGGTGCTCGACGCGGCGGACCTGCCGCTGATCATCTACAACGTGCCCGGCCGTGCGGCGGTGAACATCCTGCCCGCGACGATCGCGGAGTTGGCGGAGGACGAGCGGGTCATCGGCGTCAAGGAGGCCAGCGGCGACATTGCGCAGGTCGCGGAGTTGGCACGCCTCGTGGCCGGCCGCCTGGAGATCTGGAGCGGCAACGACGATCAGATCGTGCCGATCCTGGCCCTGGGCGGCGCGGGGGTGATCAGCGTGCTGGCGAACGTGGTGCCGGGCGCTGTGAGCCGCATGGTCCACCGGTTCCTGGCGGGGGATGTCGAGGGCGCGCGCTCGCTCCAGCTCCGCTACCTGCCCCTGGTGCGCGCGTTGTTCGCGGAGTCCAACCCGATCCCGGTGAAGGCGGCCATGGAGTGGCTCGGCTTCCCGGTCGGCGCGCCGCGGCTGCCGCTCTTGCGGTCGGAGGGTGCGGCGCTCGAGCGTCTGATCGCCGCGCTGGAGGAGGCCGGGCTCAGGCCCATGGCGGAGGCGGCATGA
- the trpS gene encoding tryptophan--tRNA ligase, whose translation MSATRVFSGMQPTGEAHLGNYLGALRQWVRLQDEADCIYCIVDYHAITVPYDPEELPGRIFDMAISFLAAGLDPDRCTIFVQSDVPEHTELAWILNTVTPLGDLERMTQFKDKAAGMESVPAGLLNYPILQAADILLYRATVVPVGEDQLQHLELTREIARRWNRQFGEYFPEPQALVGEAGRIRGLDGEAKMSKSRGNTVGMLDSPDRIAERVRTAVTDPQRVRRSDPGRPEVCNVFALHRFFTSEERRAEIERSCRTAALGCVECKRELAEAIAREFEPMRARAAEYRARPDLVREILGDGAARCRAIAAETLREVRERMGLVGLTRLAPARG comes from the coding sequence ATGTCGGCAACACGCGTCTTCAGCGGCATGCAGCCCACGGGCGAAGCCCATCTCGGCAACTACCTCGGCGCGCTCCGCCAGTGGGTCCGGCTCCAGGATGAAGCCGACTGCATCTACTGCATCGTGGATTACCACGCCATCACGGTGCCCTACGACCCGGAGGAGCTGCCGGGCCGCATCTTCGACATGGCGATCAGCTTCCTCGCCGCGGGGCTCGACCCGGACCGGTGCACGATCTTCGTGCAGTCCGATGTGCCGGAACACACGGAGCTGGCGTGGATCCTCAACACCGTCACGCCGCTGGGCGACCTGGAGCGGATGACGCAGTTCAAGGACAAGGCGGCCGGGATGGAGTCCGTGCCGGCAGGCCTGCTGAACTATCCGATCCTCCAGGCGGCAGACATCTTGCTCTATCGAGCGACGGTGGTGCCGGTCGGCGAGGACCAGCTCCAGCACCTCGAGCTGACGCGGGAGATCGCGCGTCGGTGGAACCGCCAGTTCGGGGAGTACTTCCCGGAGCCGCAGGCGCTGGTGGGCGAGGCCGGCCGGATCCGCGGGCTGGACGGCGAGGCGAAGATGAGCAAGTCGCGGGGCAACACCGTCGGCATGCTGGATTCGCCGGACCGCATCGCGGAGCGGGTGCGCACCGCGGTGACGGACCCGCAGCGGGTGCGGCGCAGCGACCCCGGGCGGCCGGAGGTGTGCAACGTCTTTGCGCTGCACCGCTTCTTCACGTCCGAGGAGCGGCGCGCCGAGATCGAGCGGAGCTGCCGCACCGCGGCGCTGGGGTGCGTGGAGTGCAAGCGGGAGCTGGCGGAGGCGATCGCGCGTGAGTTCGAGCCCATGCGGGCGCGGGCCGCGGAGTACCGGGCGCGCCCGGACCTGGTCCGCGAGATCCTCGGCGACGGCGCGGCGCGGTGCCGTGCCATCGCGGCCGAAACGCTGCGCGAAGTGCGGGAGCGCATGGGCCTGGTCGGGCTGACCCGTCTGGCGCCGGCGCGCGGCTGA
- a CDS encoding inositol monophosphatase, with the protein MERDLLDCALAAARAAVAVHRRHLGRVTADQWTEKGVADFVTDVDREAEARIVEHILARFPDHAVLAEEGGGVGSDSAEWLWIVDPLDGTTNYLHGYPAYAASIAVAHRGELVAGVVACAATGEEWWAVRGGGAYHNGRRIRVSGLDDLRLALIGTGFPFKAVDRLPEYLGQFDAVLRNTAGIRRAGSAALDLCHVATGYFDGFWELLLYPWDIAAGILIVREAGGVVSALEEGRDLLAGPGGVLAGNPVIHDALGRLLATVG; encoded by the coding sequence ATGGAACGAGATCTCCTGGATTGCGCGCTCGCGGCCGCCCGCGCGGCGGTCGCGGTTCATCGTCGTCATCTCGGCCGGGTGACGGCCGATCAGTGGACCGAGAAGGGCGTGGCGGACTTCGTGACGGACGTGGACCGGGAGGCGGAGGCCCGGATCGTGGAGCACATTCTCGCTCGCTTCCCGGACCACGCCGTTCTCGCCGAAGAGGGGGGCGGCGTGGGGTCCGACTCCGCGGAGTGGCTGTGGATCGTGGATCCGTTGGATGGGACCACCAATTACCTGCACGGCTACCCGGCGTACGCAGCGTCCATCGCCGTGGCGCACCGCGGAGAGCTGGTGGCCGGCGTCGTCGCCTGCGCCGCGACGGGCGAGGAGTGGTGGGCGGTCCGCGGCGGCGGTGCGTACCACAACGGTCGTCGCATCCGTGTCTCCGGCCTCGACGACCTCCGCCTGGCGTTGATCGGCACGGGCTTCCCGTTCAAGGCCGTGGACCGGCTGCCGGAGTACTTGGGGCAGTTCGATGCCGTGCTCCGCAACACCGCGGGGATCCGCCGCGCCGGCTCGGCCGCGCTCGACCTCTGCCACGTGGCCACCGGCTACTTCGACGGCTTCTGGGAGCTGCTCCTCTACCCGTGGGACATCGCCGCGGGCATCCTCATCGTGCGGGAGGCCGGCGGCGTCGTCTCCGCCCTGGAGGAGGGCCGCGATCTCCTTGCGGGGCCCGGCGGCGTGCTCGCCGGCAACCCCGTGATCCACGATGCGCTCGGCCGGCTCCTCGCCACGGTCGGCTGA
- a CDS encoding penicillin-binding protein yields MSQLGDRARDLYDRLRARPRLLARLGLALVAAFSLLAGLGVGAWTSVCRDCPSIAQIYVWEPKQATRILSHDGRLIAELFQERRTPVSLADLPPHVPQAFIAVEDRNFYRHRGFSIRGIARAIVVRLPVVGGLFNRRAGGGSTITQQLARHMFPEQIGFERSATRKLKELRVALELERVYTKDQILEAYINQVNYGHGWHGIESASQHYFGKPATELNPAEAAMLAAVINRPSRLSPFRNPAAAEQRRNLVLDLMAAQGYLTRAEAEAWKREPVPTEPSGRDEGQLAPYFVEWVRDILDDRYGYDLYSRGFRVITSLDIDMQRAAQAALEAGFKRVESQPGYRHPKYAAVKEAGGVGGDERETPYLQGLLIAMDPWTGEVRALIGGRDFEDSKFNRAVQARRQPGSVFKPFVYTAAIASGIPASHVIFDTPVMMPQVDGTTWAPENYDREFRGPMTLRDALKRSINIPAVKLGLEVGIETVAQYAQRMGIETPIPRYPSTAIGAADVIPIQVATAFTPFATQGIRAKPRPILRIEDSEGRVLWETRPDTARVLDPLVASVMLDMLRDVVDHGTAYSIRDPARGNLPYDVPAGGKTGTTNDATDVWFAGFTPDLLAVVWLGFDRPKKILPGADGGRYAAPVWADFMRAVYRGDPPLRPTPQPWEMPPELTTQTVDRESGKLATEWCPPSLVYREIFIPGTEPTEACDLHGPGIFGGRLRGILPDTAVMDTTAGRGAWPERF; encoded by the coding sequence ATGAGTCAGCTCGGTGATCGCGCGCGCGACCTCTACGACCGGTTGAGGGCTCGCCCCCGCCTGCTGGCCCGTCTCGGGCTCGCCCTGGTGGCGGCGTTCTCCCTGTTGGCGGGGCTCGGTGTCGGCGCCTGGACGTCGGTGTGCCGCGACTGCCCGTCCATCGCCCAGATCTACGTCTGGGAACCCAAGCAGGCCACGCGCATCCTCAGCCACGACGGCCGGCTCATCGCAGAGCTCTTCCAGGAACGCCGCACCCCCGTCTCCCTCGCCGACCTGCCGCCGCACGTGCCGCAGGCGTTCATCGCCGTCGAGGACAGGAACTTCTACCGTCACCGCGGCTTCAGCATCCGCGGCATCGCGCGGGCGATCGTGGTGCGCTTGCCGGTCGTCGGAGGGCTGTTCAACCGTCGCGCCGGCGGCGGCAGCACGATCACGCAGCAGCTCGCCCGGCACATGTTCCCGGAGCAGATCGGCTTCGAGCGGAGCGCGACGCGGAAGCTCAAGGAGCTGCGGGTCGCCCTCGAACTGGAGCGGGTCTACACGAAGGACCAGATCCTCGAGGCCTACATCAACCAGGTCAACTACGGCCACGGCTGGCACGGGATCGAATCCGCCTCCCAGCACTACTTCGGCAAGCCGGCGACGGAGCTCAACCCCGCGGAGGCGGCGATGCTGGCAGCGGTCATCAACCGCCCGAGCCGGCTCTCGCCGTTCCGCAACCCCGCCGCGGCGGAACAGCGGCGCAACCTCGTGCTGGACCTGATGGCGGCTCAGGGCTACCTGACCCGCGCCGAGGCGGAGGCGTGGAAGCGCGAGCCGGTGCCCACGGAGCCGAGCGGACGCGATGAAGGTCAGCTCGCCCCTTACTTCGTCGAGTGGGTGCGCGACATCCTCGACGACCGGTACGGCTACGACCTCTACAGCCGCGGCTTCCGCGTCATCACGTCGTTGGACATCGACATGCAGCGCGCGGCGCAGGCGGCGCTCGAGGCCGGGTTCAAGCGCGTCGAGTCGCAGCCCGGCTACCGGCACCCGAAGTACGCGGCTGTGAAGGAGGCCGGCGGCGTCGGCGGCGACGAACGCGAGACGCCGTACCTCCAGGGGCTGCTCATCGCGATGGATCCGTGGACGGGCGAGGTCCGGGCCCTGATCGGCGGGCGCGACTTCGAGGACTCGAAGTTCAACCGCGCGGTCCAGGCGCGTCGCCAACCGGGCTCCGTCTTCAAGCCGTTCGTCTACACCGCGGCGATCGCGAGCGGGATCCCGGCATCGCACGTGATCTTCGACACGCCCGTGATGATGCCGCAGGTGGACGGGACGACGTGGGCGCCGGAGAACTACGACCGCGAGTTCCGGGGCCCCATGACGCTCCGCGACGCGCTCAAACGGTCCATCAACATCCCGGCCGTGAAGCTCGGCCTGGAGGTGGGGATCGAGACCGTCGCGCAGTACGCGCAGAGGATGGGTATCGAGACGCCCATCCCGCGCTACCCGTCCACGGCCATCGGCGCGGCCGACGTGATCCCGATCCAGGTCGCGACGGCGTTCACGCCGTTCGCCACTCAGGGCATCCGGGCGAAGCCGCGTCCCATCCTGCGGATCGAAGACAGCGAAGGCCGGGTGCTGTGGGAGACGCGACCGGACACGGCGCGCGTGCTGGACCCGCTGGTCGCATCCGTCATGCTGGACATGCTGCGCGACGTCGTGGATCACGGCACGGCGTACTCGATCCGCGACCCGGCGCGCGGCAACCTCCCCTACGACGTGCCGGCGGGGGGCAAGACGGGCACGACGAACGACGCGACCGACGTCTGGTTCGCGGGCTTCACGCCGGACCTGCTCGCGGTGGTGTGGCTGGGGTTCGACCGGCCGAAGAAGATCCTGCCGGGGGCGGATGGCGGGCGCTACGCCGCGCCGGTCTGGGCGGACTTCATGCGGGCGGTGTACCGCGGCGACCCGCCGCTCCGCCCCACGCCCCAGCCGTGGGAGATGCCGCCCGAGCTGACGACCCAGACGGTGGATCGGGAGAGCGGCAAGCTCGCCACCGAGTGGTGCCCGCCGTCGCTGGTCTACCGGGAGATCTTCATCCCGGGCACCGAGCCGACCGAGGCGTGCGACCTGCACGGCCCCGGCATCTTCGGGGGCCGACTGCGGGGGATCCTCCCGGACACGGCGGTCATGGACACCACCGCGGGCCGGGGCGCCTGGCCCGAGCGCTTCTGA